In Tenrec ecaudatus isolate mTenEca1 chromosome 4, mTenEca1.hap1, whole genome shotgun sequence, a single window of DNA contains:
- the RAG2 gene encoding V(D)J recombination-activating protein 2 has product MSLQMVTVSNNIALIQPGFSLMHFDGQVFFFGQKGWPKRSCPTGVFHFDIKHNHLKLKPALFSKDSCYLPPLRYPATCTFKGNFESEKHQYIIHGGKTPNNELSDKMYIMSIVCKNNKKVTFCCTEKDLVGDVPEARYGHSINVVYSRGKSMGVLFGGRSYTPPTQRTTEKWNRVVDCPPHVFLVDFEFGCSTSYTLPELHDGLSFHVSVARNDTIYILGGHSLANNIRPANLYRIRVDLPLGSPDVSCTVLSGGISVSSAILTQTSSDEFVIVGGYQLENQKRMACNVVSLENNKIEIRELETPDWTPDIKHSKLWFGGNMGNGTVFLGIPGDNKQTVSEAFYFYTLKCTEDDVNEDPKTLTNSQTSTEDPGDSTPFEDSEEFCFSAEAYSFDGDDEFDTYNEDDEEDESETGYWITCCRTCDVEINTWVPFYSTELNKPAMIYCSHGDGHWVHAQCMDLAEHTLIQLSEGSNKYYCNEHVAIAKALQTPKGALPLKKSSMKPLRKKGPGKILTPAKKSFLRRLFD; this is encoded by the coding sequence ATGTCGCTTCAGATGGTAACAGTTAGTAATAATATCGCCTTAATTCAACCAGGCTTCTCACTGATGCATTTTGATGGACAAGTTTTTTTCTTTGGCCAGAAAGGTTGGCCTAAGAGATCCTGCCCCACTGGAGTGTTCCATTTTGACATAAAGCACAACCATCTCAAACTGAAGCCTGCACTTTTCTCCAAGGATTCCTGCTATCTCCCTCCTCTCCGATACCCGGCCACTTGCACGTTCAAAGGCAACTTTGAATCTGAAAAGCATCAATACATCATCCATGGAGGGAAAACGCCCAACAATGAGCTTTCTGATAAGATGTATATCATGTCTATTGtgtgcaagaacaacaaaaaggtTACTTTTTGCTGCACAGAGAAAGATTTGGTAGGAGATGTTCCTGAAGCCAGATATGGCCATTCCATTAACGTCGTGTACAGCAGAGGGAAAAGTATGGGTGTCCTCTTTGGAGGGCGTTCATACACACCTCCAACCCAAAGGACCACCGAAAAGTGGAATCGTGTCGTGGACTGCCCACCGCATGTTTTCTTGGTGGACTTTGAATTTGGATGTTCTACATCATACACTCTTCCAGAACTTCACGACGGGCTATCGTTTCATGTCTCCGTTGCCAGAAATGACACCATTTATATTTTAGGTGGCCATTCACTTGCCAACAACATCCGTCCCGCCAACCTGTACAGAATAAGGGTTGATCTCCCCCTGGGTAGTCCAGATGTAAGTTGCACCGTCTTGTCAGGAGGAATCTCTGTCTCCAGTGCAATCCTGACTCAAACTAGCAGCGATGAGTTTGTTATTGTGGGGGGCTATCAGCTTGAAAACCAGAAAAGAATGGCCTGTAATGTTGTCTCTTTAGAGAACAACAAGATAGAAATTCGTGAGTTGGAGACCCCAGATTGGACCCCAGATATTAAGCATAGCAAGCTATGGTTTGGAGGCAACATGGGAAATGGAACGGTTTTCCTTGGGATCCCAGGAGATAATAAGCAGACTGTTTCCGAAGCATTCTATTTCTATACGTTGAAGTGTACCGAGGACGATGTGAACGAAGATCCGAAAACACTCACCAACAGTCAGACGTCAACAGAAGACCCCGGGGACTCTACTCCCTTTGAAGACTCAGAAGAATTTTGTTTCAGTGCAGAAGCATACAGTTTTGACGGTGATGATGAATTTGACACCTACAATGAAGATGACGAAGAAGATGAATCTGAGACGGGCTACTGGATCACATGCTGCCGTACCTGTGATGTGGAAATCAACACTTGGGTACCATTCTACTCAACTGAGCTCAACAAACCTGCCATGATCTACTGTTCTCACGGAGATGGGCACTGGGTGCATGCCCAGTGCATGGATCTCGCAGAGCACACGCTCATCCAGCTGTCGGAAGGAAGCAACAAATACTACTGCAATGAACATGTGGCAATAGCGAAAGCACTGCAAACCCCCAAAGGAGCCTTGCCCTTAAAGAAGTCCTCCATGAAGCCTCTCCGCAAAAAAGGGCCTGGGAAGATCTTGACTCCTGCTAAGAAATCTTTTCTCAGAAGGCTGTTCGACTAG